Proteins found in one Tumebacillus sp. BK434 genomic segment:
- the plsY gene encoding glycerol-3-phosphate 1-O-acyltransferase PlsY, which yields MIVSVVIALLFGYLVGSTPFAFLLGKRKGANIFTEGSGNPGATNTLTLFGKRAAGVVLLLDLLKGFVPTMLTGLVTGDQTLAFWTAAGAVLGHVFSLYTKFRGGKALATAGGALLFLHPVPLLIVVVSYVILLLLIRYIVIATTLVIVGALLVFLFTPQVLSEQIALFAMVTGVLYRHLPNWERIYLKNEPKIGQPVHEVTLERLSLEKQEWVKLSYWITMGMIFLAFIVWKQM from the coding sequence ATGATCGTATCGGTTGTGATCGCTCTTTTGTTTGGCTATCTTGTGGGATCGACGCCATTTGCATTTTTGCTGGGTAAGCGCAAAGGCGCTAACATCTTTACAGAGGGCAGCGGCAATCCTGGCGCGACCAACACGTTGACCCTGTTTGGCAAGCGTGCGGCCGGAGTGGTGCTTCTGCTCGACTTGCTGAAAGGCTTCGTGCCGACGATGCTGACCGGTCTGGTGACGGGCGATCAGACGCTCGCTTTCTGGACGGCAGCGGGGGCGGTGCTCGGGCACGTGTTTTCCCTGTACACCAAGTTTCGCGGCGGCAAAGCGCTGGCGACGGCCGGCGGGGCGCTGCTGTTCCTGCATCCGGTGCCTTTGCTGATCGTGGTGGTGAGCTATGTGATATTGCTCTTGCTCATCCGTTATATCGTCATCGCAACCACCCTCGTTATCGTCGGCGCCTTGCTGGTGTTCCTCTTCACTCCGCAGGTGCTGTCCGAGCAGATCGCCCTGTTTGCGATGGTGACGGGCGTTCTCTACCGCCACCTGCCGAACTGGGAGCGCATCTACCTGAAAAACGAGCCCAAGATCGGCCAGCCTGTGCATGAGGTGACGCTGGAGCGCCTGTCTCTTGAGAAGCAGGAATGGGTGAAACTCTCCTACTGGATCACCATGGGCATGATCTTCCTCGCCTTTATCGTGTGGAAGCAAATGTAG
- a CDS encoding glycerophosphodiester phosphodiesterase, whose amino-acid sequence MGVKPYLDLPRPMVLAHQGASAYAPSNTLEAFALAVEMGADAFETDVHMTRDGHVVVSHDDTVNRLTDGSGFIKQKTLAELKEIDFGYKFTPDGGKTFPYRGKGVTIPTLEEVLTAFPGMRINMDIKQTTPPMELALVETIKKCRAEDRVLIASFHTSTMKRFRKLASKRIATGANTREMVEFVCYWRSGLHKFYKPPVDAFQVPEQGFGVRVVTPKMLRIAHEHGVKVHVWTINEEADIRRLLEWGVDGICSDYPDRVVKVMQEMGLR is encoded by the coding sequence ATGGGGGTCAAACCTTATTTGGATCTGCCGCGGCCGATGGTGCTCGCGCATCAAGGCGCATCCGCCTATGCGCCGTCGAACACGCTGGAGGCGTTTGCCCTCGCCGTGGAGATGGGCGCCGATGCGTTTGAGACGGACGTGCACATGACGCGGGACGGGCATGTGGTGGTCAGCCATGACGACACGGTGAACCGGCTGACCGACGGCAGCGGGTTCATCAAACAAAAGACGCTGGCCGAACTGAAGGAGATCGATTTCGGGTACAAGTTCACGCCGGACGGGGGCAAGACGTTTCCGTACCGGGGAAAAGGCGTGACCATCCCGACCTTGGAAGAAGTGCTGACCGCGTTTCCGGGAATGCGCATCAACATGGACATCAAGCAGACCACGCCGCCGATGGAACTGGCGCTGGTCGAAACGATCAAGAAGTGCAGAGCGGAGGACCGCGTGCTGATCGCGTCGTTTCACACGAGCACGATGAAGCGGTTTCGCAAGCTGGCCTCGAAGCGCATCGCGACGGGGGCGAACACGCGGGAGATGGTGGAGTTCGTCTGTTACTGGCGCAGCGGGCTGCACAAGTTTTACAAACCGCCGGTCGATGCCTTTCAAGTGCCGGAGCAAGGCTTCGGCGTGCGCGTGGTGACGCCGAAGATGCTGCGGATCGCGCATGAGCACGGAGTAAAAGTCCACGTTTGGACGATCAATGAGGAGGCGGACATCCGCCGACTGCTCGAATGGGGCGTCGACGGCATCTGCAGCGACTATCCCGACCGCGTGGTCAAGGTGATGCAGGAGATGGGGCTGCGGTAA
- a CDS encoding DUF1802 family protein, whose product MGIGLRSFSLELHSPHLPIKEVALKEWAVCIDAIAKGEQLVLIRKGGITEETREFRLEETSFYLYPTYEHQRSQLIKPQYQARVEATMQGVTVPPQEVVITHAAHVVDDITVLAEQDLKRLDPFHIMTHDYAAERLQWRNDKPLHILTVRAYKLTVPKTIPVAEGYLGCKSWITLQQPIVDTDLEPVLSEAAFAARRQLIFDALGITEHKK is encoded by the coding sequence ATGGGTATCGGATTGCGTTCGTTTTCGCTGGAGCTGCACAGCCCGCATTTGCCGATCAAAGAGGTAGCCTTGAAGGAATGGGCGGTCTGCATCGATGCGATCGCGAAAGGGGAGCAGCTGGTGCTGATCCGCAAAGGCGGGATCACGGAGGAGACGCGGGAGTTCCGCCTGGAGGAGACTTCGTTTTATCTCTACCCGACCTATGAGCATCAGAGATCGCAACTGATCAAACCGCAGTATCAGGCGCGGGTGGAGGCGACGATGCAAGGCGTCACCGTGCCGCCCCAAGAGGTGGTGATCACCCATGCGGCGCATGTGGTCGATGATATCACGGTGCTGGCCGAACAAGACTTGAAACGGCTGGATCCGTTTCACATCATGACCCATGATTATGCCGCAGAACGCTTGCAATGGAGAAACGACAAGCCGCTGCATATCCTGACGGTGCGGGCTTACAAACTGACCGTGCCGAAGACGATCCCGGTAGCGGAGGGGTATCTCGGGTGCAAGTCGTGGATCACGCTGCAGCAGCCGATCGTCGATACCGACCTCGAGCCGGTGCTGTCCGAAGCAGCGTTTGCGGCGCGCCGCCAGCTGATCTTTGACGCGCTGGGGATCACCGAACACAAGAAGTAG
- a CDS encoding DedA family protein yields MIDHGMMNLLDQYGYWGLFGLLVLGIVGLPLPDEALLTFAGYQISQGRMHFAGALAAAFLGSVVGITLSFLLGRLLGKEVVARFGRFLHLTEERLLRVEHYMERYGGLALFFGYFVPGLRHLTALSAGFGQMKFRIFAPFAYLGALFWTVTFLLLGHLFSNQLHHLEKVLYPYRFWILAVVVVSFVTPLVWRTISRRRGKADENKTREQEE; encoded by the coding sequence ATGATCGATCATGGAATGATGAATTTGCTCGACCAGTACGGGTACTGGGGGTTGTTCGGTCTGCTGGTGCTGGGCATCGTCGGCCTGCCGCTGCCCGATGAGGCGCTGCTGACGTTTGCGGGATATCAGATTTCGCAGGGGCGCATGCATTTCGCCGGGGCGCTTGCGGCCGCGTTTTTGGGGAGCGTCGTGGGGATCACGCTGTCGTTTCTGCTGGGGCGGCTGTTAGGCAAAGAAGTGGTGGCGCGCTTCGGACGCTTTTTGCATTTGACGGAAGAGAGACTGCTTCGTGTGGAACACTATATGGAACGCTACGGGGGGCTTGCCCTGTTTTTTGGCTATTTTGTGCCGGGGCTGCGTCATCTGACCGCATTGTCTGCCGGGTTCGGCCAGATGAAATTTCGCATTTTCGCGCCGTTCGCCTACCTCGGTGCGCTGTTTTGGACGGTGACGTTCTTGTTGCTCGGTCATCTGTTCAGCAACCAGCTGCACCATCTGGAAAAGGTGCTGTATCCGTATCGCTTCTGGATTCTGGCCGTGGTCGTCGTCTCGTTTGTGACGCCGCTGGTCTGGCGGACGATCTCCCGCCGCCGGGGAAAAGCAGATGAAAACAAGACGAGGGAACAGGAGGAGTGA